The following are encoded together in the Poseidonibacter lekithochrous genome:
- a CDS encoding tripartite tricarboxylate transporter substrate binding protein, whose product MKITATKLFKSLTMAGLLLAGSSSTAMASNVEKVHFLIPGGAGGGWDGTARGVGEALKKSGLVKETSFENMSGGGGGKAIAYLIETAKKQKNTLMVNSTPIVIRSLQGVFPQSFRDLTLVSAVVADYGVLVVKKDSKYNSWQDVKAAFDKSPRKVKIAGGSSRGSMDHLVAAQIFKAAGGNPTSIRYVPYDAGGKALAGLLTGEVDVLSTGLGEVLEKHLKGEVKIIGVTADKDIQGIPSFKGMGVDAYFANWRGFFGAPNLSDDKALAFAKVIADMYKTDEWETVRKRNGWANLYKPTSSFERFLVDQEKVISSLMKEMGFL is encoded by the coding sequence ATGAAAATTACAGCTACAAAACTTTTCAAGAGTTTAACAATGGCAGGTTTATTACTTGCAGGTTCATCATCGACTGCTATGGCTTCTAATGTTGAGAAAGTACACTTCTTAATTCCAGGTGGAGCTGGTGGCGGTTGGGATGGAACTGCTAGAGGTGTTGGTGAAGCATTAAAAAAATCAGGATTAGTAAAAGAAACATCATTTGAAAATATGTCAGGTGGAGGTGGTGGAAAAGCCATTGCTTACTTAATCGAAACTGCTAAAAAACAAAAAAATACTTTGATGGTTAATTCAACTCCAATCGTAATTAGATCATTACAAGGTGTTTTCCCTCAATCATTTAGAGACTTAACATTAGTATCTGCTGTTGTTGCAGATTATGGTGTTTTAGTTGTAAAAAAAGATTCTAAATATAACTCATGGCAAGACGTAAAAGCTGCATTTGATAAAAGTCCTAGAAAAGTAAAAATCGCAGGTGGTTCATCTAGAGGTTCTATGGATCATCTTGTTGCTGCACAGATTTTTAAAGCTGCTGGAGGAAATCCAACATCAATTAGATATGTTCCTTATGATGCAGGTGGAAAAGCTCTTGCTGGTTTATTAACAGGGGAAGTAGATGTATTATCAACTGGTCTTGGAGAAGTATTAGAAAAACACTTAAAAGGTGAAGTTAAAATCATCGGTGTAACTGCAGATAAAGACATTCAAGGTATTCCTTCATTTAAAGGAATGGGTGTAGATGCTTATTTTGCTAACTGGAGAGGATTCTTTGGAGCACCAAACTTATCTGATGATAAAGCACTTGCATTTGCTAAAGTAATTGCTGATATGTATAAAACTGACGAATGGGAAACTGTAAGAAAAAGAAATGGTTGGGCAAATCTTTATAAACCAACAAGTTCATTTGAAAGATTCTTAGTTGACCAAGAGAAAGTGATTTCATCTCTTATGAAAGAGATGGG
- a CDS encoding winged helix-turn-helix transcriptional regulator, which translates to MKKSDFKPLIDTPFGYTLSLISGKWKMVILYLLDEHKIIRYNELQRKIGSITYKMLSSQLKELEECNLINRKAYPTIPPKVEYSLTKRGESLIPILDAMCEWGTKESKTCQYIEDLSNS; encoded by the coding sequence ATGAAAAAATCAGACTTTAAACCCCTAATAGACACACCCTTTGGTTATACATTATCATTAATTTCAGGGAAATGGAAAATGGTAATTTTATATTTATTAGACGAACACAAGATAATAAGATACAACGAATTACAAAGAAAAATTGGTTCTATTACATATAAAATGTTAAGTTCACAATTAAAAGAATTAGAAGAATGTAACTTAATTAATAGGAAAGCCTACCCTACAATTCCACCAAAAGTTGAATATAGTTTAACAAAAAGAGGTGAATCCTTAATACCTATTTTAGATGCTATGTGTGAATGGGGTACTAAAGAAAGTAAAACATGTCAATACATAGAAGATTTATCTAACTCTTAA
- a CDS encoding NAD(P)H-dependent oxidoreductase, translated as MKKILINLVHPNFDKSIVNKRLFDGIKDIENITINNLYEEYPDFKIDVQREQQLLLDNDIILFQFPMYWFSSPSLLKEWFDTVLTAGFAFGGTYNLKDKSFAVAISCGGSVEAFSETGKDKRRVEEILYPFSITANYVKMDYKDAYITYDTETELSNETLDEYKEGYIEYVKGLLEE; from the coding sequence ATGAAAAAAATATTAATAAATTTGGTTCATCCAAATTTTGATAAATCAATAGTGAATAAAAGATTATTTGATGGAATAAAAGATATTGAAAATATTACAATAAACAATTTATATGAAGAGTATCCAGATTTCAAAATAGATGTACAAAGAGAACAGCAGTTACTTTTGGATAATGATATTATTCTTTTTCAATTTCCTATGTATTGGTTTAGTTCGCCTTCACTTTTAAAAGAGTGGTTCGATACTGTACTAACAGCAGGATTTGCATTTGGTGGTACGTATAATCTAAAGGATAAATCTTTTGCAGTTGCAATTAGTTGTGGTGGCTCAGTAGAGGCATTTAGTGAAACAGGTAAAGATAAAAGAAGAGTTGAAGAAATATTATATCCATTCTCTATTACAGCAAACTATGTAAAAATGGATTATAAAGATGCTTATATTACTTATGATACAGAAACAGAACTAAGTAATGAAACACTTGATGAATATAAAGAAGGTTATATTGAATATGTTAAAGGTTTATTAGAGGAATAA
- a CDS encoding thiamine pyrophosphate-dependent enzyme: MSTQKVIKNLKTFSTAAERFEGSHLLCPGCAHSIIVREVLNATNDNLVVSASTGCLEVCTAIYPHTSWDCSWIHIGFENSSTAMAGVETMNKALRNKGRISEDTPQPKFVTFAGDGSTYDIGFQWISGCFERGHDFMYVCLDNEVYANTGGQRSSSTPIGASTTTAPAGSTSYGEKRQKKDIVSIMAAHGSPYVAQVAPNKWKDMVKKIQRGFDTKGPVFINAMSACTTEWKFAPNQTIEVSDLAVDSLVFPLYEIIDGRELNITYRPKNIVPVRDYLGAQPRFKHLFKPEYEYLIEEWQERINERWEFLQKREEIRM, translated from the coding sequence ATGAGTACTCAAAAAGTAATTAAAAACTTAAAAACGTTCTCAACTGCAGCTGAGAGATTTGAAGGTTCACACCTTTTATGTCCAGGTTGTGCTCACTCTATTATCGTAAGAGAAGTATTAAATGCAACTAATGATAACTTAGTTGTATCTGCTTCTACTGGATGTTTAGAAGTTTGTACAGCAATCTACCCACATACTTCTTGGGATTGTTCTTGGATTCATATTGGATTCGAAAACTCTTCAACAGCAATGGCTGGTGTTGAGACTATGAACAAAGCTTTAAGAAACAAAGGTAGAATTTCTGAAGATACTCCTCAACCTAAATTTGTAACATTTGCAGGTGACGGTTCGACTTACGATATTGGATTCCAATGGATTTCAGGTTGTTTCGAAAGAGGTCATGACTTCATGTACGTTTGTTTAGATAATGAAGTTTATGCAAATACTGGTGGTCAAAGATCATCTTCTACTCCTATTGGAGCAAGTACAACTACTGCACCTGCAGGAAGTACTTCTTACGGTGAGAAAAGACAGAAAAAAGATATCGTATCTATTATGGCTGCACATGGTTCTCCATATGTTGCTCAAGTAGCTCCAAATAAATGGAAAGATATGGTTAAGAAAATCCAAAGAGGTTTTGATACAAAAGGACCTGTATTTATTAATGCTATGTCTGCTTGTACAACTGAGTGGAAATTCGCACCAAACCAAACTATTGAAGTATCTGACTTAGCAGTAGATTCTCTTGTATTCCCATTATATGAGATTATCGATGGTAGAGAGTTAAATATTACATATAGACCAAAAAATATTGTACCAGTAAGAGATTACTTAGGTGCACAACCAAGATTCAAACACTTATTCAAACCTGAGTATGAATACTTAATTGAAGAATGGCAAGAAAGAATTAACGAAAGATGGGAATTCTTACAAAAGAGAGAAGAAATTAGAATGTAA
- a CDS encoding 2-oxoacid:ferredoxin oxidoreductase subunit alpha: MNTKVMELKDVEVWDGNMANSQAFRQADVDVVAAYPITPSTATVENYAMFHANGYVDGEVIMVESEHAAMSGCIGAGAAGGRVGTATSSQGLALMVETLYQASGMRIPVVLCLVNRALAAPLNVNGDHSDLYLTRDCGWISIDAFSPQEAYDMTLMSFKISEHPAVRLPVISNQDGFMTSHTAQNVTPLKDEVAAKFVGPYLQVNALLNFDKPVTHGVQTEHDWHFEHKAKQHAALMSSKKVIQDTFAEFKELTGREYKVVETYGMEDAEVAIVCLGSTFETAMLAIDQIREEEGIKVGVVAPRLFRPFPLEEVADALVNVKAIACMDRSAPGGTVGTLYNEISGALINTSARPLVTNLIYGLGGRDMTIAGLKDIFRTLDADAKAGKISGNIQKLIGVRGPELSYYNVEGK, from the coding sequence ATGAATACTAAAGTAATGGAATTAAAAGACGTAGAGGTTTGGGATGGAAACATGGCAAACTCACAAGCTTTTAGACAAGCTGATGTAGATGTTGTTGCTGCATACCCTATTACTCCTTCAACTGCTACAGTTGAAAACTATGCAATGTTCCACGCAAATGGATATGTTGATGGTGAAGTAATTATGGTTGAATCTGAGCATGCTGCTATGTCAGGATGTATTGGAGCTGGTGCTGCTGGTGGTAGAGTTGGAACTGCAACTTCTTCACAAGGTTTAGCACTTATGGTTGAAACTTTATACCAAGCATCTGGAATGAGAATTCCTGTAGTATTATGTCTTGTAAATAGAGCTTTAGCTGCACCACTTAACGTAAATGGTGACCACTCAGATTTATACTTAACAAGAGACTGTGGATGGATTTCAATTGATGCATTCTCACCACAAGAAGCATATGATATGACTTTAATGTCTTTCAAAATTTCTGAACATCCTGCTGTTAGACTTCCTGTTATTTCTAACCAAGATGGATTTATGACTTCTCATACTGCTCAAAATGTTACTCCTCTTAAAGATGAAGTAGCTGCTAAATTTGTTGGTCCTTACTTACAAGTTAATGCACTATTAAACTTTGATAAGCCTGTAACTCATGGTGTACAAACTGAACATGATTGGCACTTTGAACATAAAGCCAAGCAACACGCTGCTTTAATGAGTTCTAAGAAAGTTATTCAAGATACATTTGCTGAATTCAAAGAATTAACAGGTAGAGAATATAAAGTAGTTGAAACTTACGGTATGGAAGATGCTGAAGTTGCTATTGTATGTTTAGGTTCTACTTTTGAAACTGCGATGTTAGCAATTGATCAAATCAGAGAAGAAGAAGGTATTAAAGTAGGTGTTGTTGCACCTAGATTATTCAGACCATTCCCTCTTGAAGAAGTTGCAGATGCATTAGTTAACGTTAAAGCAATTGCTTGTATGGATAGATCTGCTCCTGGTGGAACTGTTGGTACATTATATAACGAAATTTCTGGAGCATTAATCAATACTTCTGCAAGACCATTAGTTACTAACTTAATTTATGGTTTAGGTGGTAGAGATATGACTATTGCTGGTTTAAAAGACATCTTCAGAACATTAGATGCTGATGCTAAAGCTGGTAAAATTTCTGGTAACATCCAAAAGTTAATTGGTGTTAGAGGTCCAGAATTAAGCTATTACAATGTGGAAGGAAAATAA
- a CDS encoding 4Fe-4S dicluster-binding protein, with amino-acid sequence MSKPIEEMGWDELIPGAALYTFEGDINYNIADMQPEDRAYSETSSKSMSVGDWRVLKPVWNSETCIDCQNCWIFCPDTSIIARNKEMKGIDYEHCKGCGLCVSVCPTNPKSLLMFEEYEKVEDALSKWPEKKKKGDK; translated from the coding sequence ATGAGTAAACCAATTGAAGAAATGGGATGGGATGAGTTAATCCCAGGTGCTGCCTTATATACATTTGAAGGTGACATCAACTATAACATTGCAGACATGCAACCAGAAGACAGAGCATATTCTGAAACAAGTTCAAAAAGTATGTCTGTTGGAGACTGGAGAGTTTTAAAGCCAGTATGGAATTCTGAGACATGTATCGACTGTCAAAACTGTTGGATCTTCTGTCCAGATACTTCTATCATTGCTAGAAACAAAGAGATGAAAGGTATTGACTACGAACACTGTAAAGGTTGTGGACTATGTGTAAGTGTATGTCCTACAAACCCTAAATCTCTTCTAATGTTTGAAGAGTATGAAAAAGTAGAAGATGCTTTATCTAAATGGCCAGAGAAAAAAAAGAAAGGTGACAAATAA
- a CDS encoding pyruvate flavodoxin oxidoreductase subunit gamma translates to MLEIRWHSRAGQGAVTGAKGLGSVVAETGKQVQAFAFYGSAKRGASMTAYNRIDDKVILNHEKFMSPDFVFILDPGLALTDDITANGTDTTKYIITTHLSKDELIALVPALQGIEDRVYILDCFQIARDTIGKAIPNTPMLGAFMKVSGMFELDYFKDAMKGVLKKLPQNIIDANMIAIQRAYDEVH, encoded by the coding sequence ATGTTAGAAATTAGATGGCACAGCCGTGCAGGTCAAGGTGCCGTAACAGGTGCTAAAGGACTTGGTTCAGTTGTTGCTGAGACAGGGAAACAAGTACAAGCTTTTGCTTTTTATGGTTCAGCTAAAAGAGGTGCGTCTATGACTGCCTACAATAGAATTGATGATAAAGTTATTTTAAACCACGAGAAATTCATGAGTCCAGATTTTGTATTCATTCTTGATCCAGGTTTAGCATTAACTGACGATATTACTGCTAATGGTACAGATACTACTAAATATATTATTACTACTCACCTTAGCAAAGATGAATTAATCGCTTTAGTTCCAGCATTACAAGGGATAGAAGATAGAGTATATATTCTTGACTGTTTCCAAATCGCTAGAGATACTATTGGTAAAGCAATTCCTAATACTCCAATGCTTGGTGCATTTATGAAAGTTAGTGGAATGTTCGAATTAGATTATTTCAAAGACGCGATGAAAGGTGTACTTAAAAAGTTACCTCAAAACATAATTGATGCAAATATGATTGCAATTCAACGAGCTTACGACGAAGTTCACTAA
- a CDS encoding HAD family hydrolase: MNKNTIILFDLDGTIIDSTDAILASFYHSFEELEFNFKGNDESIKDLIGYPLDVMYKGLGVSEDKAWDFVDSYKNKYRQISKANTHLLEDAIEAVKLASQIARVSVVTTKTRMYTIPLLENLEIMDHFEIVTGRENVQNPKPHPEPINITLEQMNYNKDQHTVWMIGDTKLDLIAANEANVESVGVLCGYGKKAELSLYTKNIENNAFDAVKFIKSQIN; encoded by the coding sequence ATGAATAAAAATACAATTATACTATTTGACTTAGACGGAACAATTATTGATTCAACAGACGCAATATTAGCTTCATTTTATCACTCATTTGAAGAGTTAGAATTTAATTTTAAGGGTAATGATGAATCTATTAAAGATTTAATAGGATATCCATTAGATGTAATGTACAAAGGACTTGGTGTTAGCGAAGATAAAGCATGGGACTTTGTAGACTCTTATAAAAATAAATATAGACAAATTTCAAAAGCTAATACTCACTTACTAGAAGATGCAATAGAGGCTGTTAAATTAGCTTCGCAAATTGCTAGAGTATCTGTTGTTACAACTAAAACTAGAATGTACACAATTCCTTTATTGGAAAACTTAGAGATTATGGATCATTTTGAGATTGTAACAGGTAGAGAAAATGTGCAAAATCCAAAACCACATCCAGAACCTATTAATATTACTTTAGAACAAATGAATTACAACAAAGATCAACATACAGTATGGATGATCGGTGATACTAAACTAGATTTAATTGCAGCTAATGAAGCAAACGTAGAATCAGTTGGTGTTTTATGTGGTTATGGAAAGAAAGCTGAGCTGTCTTTATACACAAAAAACATAGAAAACAATGCTTTTGATGCAGTAAAATTCATAAAAAGTCAAATAAACTAA
- a CDS encoding peptide-binding protein, translating to MKKLLQLTTIFFLLFSFMYASTLNLSMSSSPSRLNPILANDSASSEIADWLFNGLIKYDKDGKPAPDLAKSYKFKTPTKLIINLRKNVLWHDGVNFTAEDVLFTYQQIINPKVFTSIKSNFKEVKEVKALDKYTIQITYKKPYFKSLETWMVGILPKHILENEKDLMTSSFNKKPIGTGPYTINEFKTGIDIKLFANKNYFEGKPKIDNILYKFLPDPNTSFLFLKQKKLDLGGLSPLQIDRQVDEKFKNNYKIIEKESFAYSYLGFNLKTEKFKNKKVRQAIAYAVNKQELVDILYFGHGQVCNGPFLPGSFAYNKNVKSITQDIEKSKQLLKEQGYDEKNPLTFEVITNTGNDIRINAAQILQYQLAKAGIKMKIRVMEWQAFLNTVVHPRNYEAILLGWSLALMPDAYPLWHSDSDKLGRFNLVGYHNKKVDELIEKGSITIDRTKLGKIYQEIFKIIADDLPYIFLYIPNSITVANKDIKNIEPAFTGITHNQKDWIKE from the coding sequence ATGAAAAAACTACTTCAACTAACAACAATATTTTTTTTACTCTTTTCATTTATGTATGCAAGTACTTTAAACTTATCAATGAGTTCAAGTCCTAGTAGATTAAATCCTATTCTTGCAAACGATTCTGCAAGTTCTGAAATTGCCGATTGGTTATTTAATGGATTGATAAAATATGATAAAGATGGCAAACCTGCTCCTGATTTAGCTAAGTCATATAAATTCAAAACTCCTACAAAACTAATCATAAATTTAAGAAAAAACGTTTTATGGCATGATGGAGTTAATTTTACAGCGGAAGATGTACTTTTTACATATCAACAAATAATTAATCCTAAAGTATTCACATCAATAAAATCAAACTTTAAAGAAGTGAAAGAAGTAAAAGCTTTAGATAAATACACAATACAAATTACATATAAAAAACCATATTTTAAATCCCTAGAAACATGGATGGTTGGAATCTTGCCAAAACATATACTAGAGAATGAAAAAGATTTAATGACAAGTTCTTTTAATAAAAAACCAATAGGAACTGGTCCTTACACTATAAACGAGTTCAAAACGGGTATTGATATAAAACTTTTTGCAAACAAAAACTATTTTGAGGGAAAACCTAAAATAGATAATATTTTATATAAGTTTTTACCAGATCCAAATACATCTTTTTTATTTTTAAAACAAAAGAAATTAGATTTAGGAGGATTAAGTCCTCTTCAAATAGATAGACAAGTAGATGAGAAATTCAAAAACAATTATAAGATAATTGAAAAAGAGAGTTTTGCTTATAGTTATTTAGGATTTAATTTAAAAACTGAAAAATTTAAAAATAAAAAAGTAAGACAAGCTATTGCTTATGCTGTAAATAAACAAGAGCTTGTTGATATATTATATTTTGGACATGGACAAGTTTGTAATGGTCCATTTTTACCTGGAAGTTTTGCTTATAATAAAAATGTTAAATCAATAACTCAAGATATAGAAAAATCAAAACAACTTCTCAAAGAACAAGGTTACGATGAAAAGAATCCTCTTACTTTTGAAGTTATAACAAATACTGGAAATGATATTAGAATTAATGCAGCTCAAATTTTACAATACCAATTAGCAAAAGCTGGTATAAAAATGAAAATTAGAGTTATGGAGTGGCAAGCATTTTTAAATACTGTTGTACATCCAAGAAACTACGAAGCTATTCTCTTGGGTTGGAGTTTAGCTTTAATGCCTGATGCTTATCCTTTATGGCATAGTGACTCAGATAAATTAGGTAGATTTAATCTTGTGGGATATCATAATAAAAAAGTAGATGAATTAATTGAGAAAGGTTCAATTACTATAGATAGAACTAAACTTGGGAAAATATATCAAGAAATATTTAAAATCATTGCAGATGATTTACCTTATATATTCTTATATATTCCAAACTCAATCACAGTAGCAAATAAAGATATAAAAAATATAGAACCAGCATTTACTGGAATTACACACAATCAAAAAGATTGGATAAAAGAATAA
- the rpsI gene encoding 30S ribosomal protein S9: protein MAKVYATGRRKTSIAKVWLEAGNGQLTINGQSLDAWLGGHEAIKKRVMQPIEVAKQETSVNIVVKTLGGGYSAQADAVRHGISRALVAYDEQFRTILKPYGLLTRDARAVERKKYGRRKARKSGQFSKR from the coding sequence ATGGCAAAAGTATACGCAACTGGAAGAAGAAAAACTTCTATCGCAAAAGTATGGTTAGAAGCTGGTAACGGACAACTTACAATCAACGGTCAATCTTTAGATGCATGGTTAGGTGGACACGAAGCTATTAAAAAAAGAGTTATGCAACCAATTGAAGTAGCTAAACAAGAAACTTCAGTTAACATCGTTGTTAAAACTTTAGGTGGTGGTTATTCTGCACAAGCTGATGCTGTAAGACACGGTATATCAAGAGCTTTAGTTGCTTATGATGAGCAATTCAGAACAATCTTAAAACCTTACGGATTATTAACAAGAGACGCAAGAGCTGTTGAAAGAAAAAAATACGGAAGAAGAAAAGCAAGAAAAAGCGGTCAATTCTCAAAAAGATAG
- the rplM gene encoding 50S ribosomal protein L13, which produces MKFTQMAKANEIERDWIVIDATDKVFGRIITEVATILRGKNKPSFTPHVDCGDYVVIINASKAKFTGKKLEDKNYYTHSGYFGSTKTHKMSDMLDNNPEKLFKLATRGMLPKTTLGKAMLKKLKVYADAEHPHTAQIKG; this is translated from the coding sequence ATGAAATTTACTCAAATGGCAAAAGCTAACGAAATCGAAAGAGATTGGATAGTAATTGACGCAACAGACAAAGTATTCGGAAGAATCATTACTGAAGTTGCAACTATCTTAAGAGGTAAAAATAAACCTTCTTTCACTCCTCACGTTGATTGTGGAGACTACGTAGTAATCATCAATGCTTCTAAAGCAAAGTTTACTGGTAAGAAATTAGAAGATAAAAATTACTATACACACTCAGGATATTTTGGTAGTACTAAAACTCACAAAATGTCTGACATGCTTGATAACAACCCAGAAAAGCTATTCAAATTAGCAACTAGAGGTATGTTACCTAAAACTACTTTAGGTAAAGCAATGTTAAAAAAATTAAAAGTATATGCAGACGCTGAACACCCTCACACTGCGCAAATTAAAGGATAA
- a CDS encoding HAMP domain-containing sensor histidine kinase produces the protein MLKIHQLFIRTFVLIFLAVAITLSIVTYFWSKNIYIDQIEKNLIKNIDTFSIVLKDLNNVDTIIKDLKSQINIRITIIDEKGNVIAESDKDKNLLENHGSREEVLQAKDYGTGRSTRYSSSINKELLYIAKKVVIDKRIYFIRMADYTDKITDNFMRLSAQIFSFVAMFIIVAFLASYFISLKIKKETEAILYFLTELSSKKPSYALNSNFTVEFHRITKLLNKVAVKLSKKEKQKAKQTAKLKLANRQKDEIISALSHEFKNPIAIISGYSETILNDEDMPASMKIKFLNKIHSNANKMSHIIDKLRLTLKLEEGKQELILTPKSMKKIIEEIISDLKDKYKTREILIEGDDITLNVDETLISMAISNLIENALKYSEDEVIVKIEGDKISVIDKGIGIEKSELEKINQKFYRVSNNGWNNSLGLGLFIVQSILSLHSFSLKIDSEHNLGSKFTITY, from the coding sequence TTGTTAAAAATCCATCAACTCTTTATACGTACTTTTGTTTTAATTTTTTTAGCGGTTGCAATTACTCTTAGTATTGTTACTTACTTTTGGTCTAAAAATATTTATATAGACCAAATTGAAAAAAATCTTATTAAAAATATTGATACTTTTTCTATTGTATTAAAAGACCTAAATAACGTAGATACAATAATCAAAGATCTTAAATCACAAATAAATATTAGAATTACAATTATTGATGAAAAAGGTAATGTAATTGCTGAGAGTGATAAAGATAAAAACTTATTAGAAAATCACGGTAGCAGAGAAGAAGTACTTCAAGCTAAAGATTATGGCACTGGTCGAAGTACTAGATATTCAAGTAGTATTAATAAAGAACTACTTTATATTGCTAAAAAAGTAGTCATAGATAAAAGAATCTATTTTATTAGAATGGCTGATTATACAGATAAAATTACTGACAATTTCATGCGTTTATCTGCACAGATATTCTCTTTTGTAGCTATGTTTATAATTGTAGCTTTCCTAGCATCTTATTTCATTTCGTTAAAAATAAAGAAAGAGACAGAAGCGATTTTATATTTCTTAACTGAGTTATCATCAAAGAAACCCTCTTATGCACTTAATTCTAATTTTACAGTGGAGTTTCATAGAATTACGAAACTTTTAAATAAAGTTGCTGTTAAATTATCAAAAAAAGAGAAACAAAAAGCAAAACAAACTGCAAAACTAAAACTTGCTAATAGGCAAAAAGATGAAATCATCTCAGCCCTATCCCATGAATTTAAAAATCCTATTGCCATTATCTCGGGATACAGTGAAACAATTCTAAACGATGAAGATATGCCAGCCTCAATGAAAATAAAGTTTTTAAATAAAATACATTCCAATGCAAATAAAATGTCACATATTATTGATAAATTACGATTAACATTGAAATTAGAAGAAGGGAAACAAGAACTAATTCTAACACCAAAATCAATGAAAAAAATTATTGAAGAGATAATATCTGATTTAAAAGATAAATATAAAACGAGGGAAATACTCATAGAAGGTGATGATATTACTCTAAATGTTGATGAAACCCTAATTTCAATGGCTATATCAAACCTAATTGAAAATGCTTTAAAATACTCAGAAGATGAAGTTATAGTAAAAATTGAGGGTGATAAAATCTCAGTTATTGATAAGGGAATTGGAATAGAAAAAAGTGAACTAGAAAAAATTAATCAGAAATTCTATAGAGTTTCAAATAATGGATGGAATAATTCGCTTGGATTAGGACTTTTTATTGTTCAATCTATACTTTCATTACATTCATTTTCCCTAAAAATAGACTCAGAACACAACCTTGGCTCTAAATTCACAATTACATATTAA
- a CDS encoding response regulator transcription factor: MENKLILIVEDEEDILELLEYTLQKDGYETIGFLNVDKNLEKVLDEEEIDLILMDRNLPGSEGTAFIDEIKAKGYANPVIYVTAKDKDEDILEGFESHADDYITKPFNIKELLARVKAVIKRTSKDIDILKVKDITYKSSNKKFYIDNNELELTHLEHDLLLEFIKNRDILMTREHLLNSVWEDSLDKKMKTVNVAVKRLKAKIDPEGEKNYIKSIRGEGYIFC, from the coding sequence ATGGAAAATAAACTTATCCTTATCGTTGAAGATGAAGAAGATATATTAGAATTATTAGAATACACTTTACAAAAAGATGGTTACGAAACAATTGGTTTTTTAAATGTTGATAAGAATCTAGAAAAAGTATTAGATGAAGAAGAAATTGATTTAATCTTAATGGATAGAAACTTACCAGGTTCTGAAGGTACAGCCTTTATTGATGAGATAAAAGCTAAGGGTTATGCTAATCCAGTTATTTATGTAACTGCAAAAGATAAAGATGAAGATATTCTAGAAGGTTTTGAATCGCATGCTGATGATTATATTACTAAACCTTTTAATATCAAAGAATTATTAGCAAGAGTAAAAGCAGTTATAAAAAGAACATCAAAAGATATTGATATTTTAAAAGTTAAAGATATTACATATAAATCATCAAATAAAAAATTCTATATTGACAATAACGAATTAGAACTAACACACTTAGAGCATGACTTATTATTAGAGTTTATTAAAAACAGAGATATTTTAATGACTAGAGAGCATTTATTAAACTCAGTTTGGGAAGACTCACTAGATAAAAAAATGAAAACAGTTAATGTTGCAGTAAAAAGATTAAAAGCCAAAATTGACCCTGAGGGTGAGAAAAACTATATTAAGTCAATTAGAGGGGAAGGTTATATCTTTTGTTAA